TTCAGGTGTATCCCTCGACAATCTGGGCTGTGGCTTCGACGACCAGATGGGTTTCAAGACGCTCCTGGATTTCACGCTTTTCACTCGTTTCGGTCTTTTTTTCGAATTTGTGCAGTTCGTCACTGTTTTCTTCGAATTGTGAGGATACATGCTCATAACCATGTGGATGACCTGGTTTTTCATGATTTCCGGCATCGATTCTCCATATTCGACGAATTTCAAGAAGTTCTCGAAGTAGCGGGCATGTGAGGCCTTAGAAAATGGATTATTATCAGATGAAGACATGGTGATGGTTGATAAGATAGTGCATGGCAAGATTGAAAAACACGGATTGCCAAAGTATCCAGCTGTACATAAAATTGGGTTTACTAATACTTATACTAGCAATTGATTATTTAGAAAAGGCTAGCTTTCATTATAAGAACCGAGAAGATAAGTATTCGGATGTTTTTTATTTGGTGTACTTCATGCATAGAAAAGCACTTAACCTAAATGGTCGAGTGCTTTTTGAGTCTTATTTAATACTTCTTTATTCTTATTAATGAAAACTTTATTTCTTACTATCATTTCTTTATTATTAAGCTCATCATTCAGTCCGGTAGTGTTGTCCAGTTTCTCTAGAAGTGAGACTATTGATGGCATTGTTAATAATTCATGGAAAGCTATGTTTGTTTTAGTAGATAAGATTTTTAGCTCAGTAAGTTGACGAGGAGATAAAAAAGACTCAAATGGTTGCCTTTCATTTATTTCCATTGATTGTACCCTCCATATGATGATGAATTATTAAATTGTAATTTAATTATAAAATAGATAAGTTCAATAAATATATTAATTATGTAAAGATTTAATGAATTGCAGAAGGTTGGATGAAATTAGGGTAATATTCCTGTTATTATGGTAAAATATCGATGGTGAATAGGGGGAGATTATAATAGATACAACTAAATACTCAGATAATTTTTCTGAAGATTCATTTTGGAAGAAGATTAAAAAATTCGGCAAAAAAGCAGGGGTTAAAGTTGTTTATGTAGCTTTGTTATTGTTTTACACACTTCAAAAGCCAACTACTCCTGTTTGGGCAAAAACAGTAATTGTTGGTGCATTGGGATATTTCATACTTCCGATTGATTTAATTCCTGACCTAGTCCCAGGTGGATATACTGATGATTTTTCAGGGTTATTTGGAGCATTGATTACTGTTTCAATGTTTATCGATGAGGAAGTTAAGCTAAATGCAAAAGAAAGAATTGGGATTTGGTTCGGTGAAAGTGCAATTTCTGATACAGATTCAGTTGATGATAAATTAAATAAGAAAACGGATCAGGATGAGTAAGATAAAGATGAAGATAAGATAAATAAATTCAAAAAGAGCACTTAACCAATAGGGAAAGTGCTTTTCTAATTTGTGCCAATGAGATAAAATAATTCCCTACTTTTCTGTACGAACACCTTTAAATTTCCCACCAGAAGAAGTCTTTTGATCCATAAAACGTCCTGTAGATGCATCTCGTTGGAGCTTTGAATTGGGTTCTGTTTTTTACCGCTCCATCACGATGATTTTTACCTGAATTACCAGCCATAATACTCACCTCACTTTCTACTAAAATATAACATTATATGAAAAAAATATGTAGGTAAATCACTCGCCTATATAGAAAGTATTAGGTAGAAGGGGGTGTGATATTCGTGGATAAAGATATATTGTTTGATAAATTAAAAGAGTTTCCTGGTAACACAAGGGTATTCGGAGGATTGACAGAAATACAGATAGATAAAACGTTAAAATCAGCAAATGATTTACACGATGAACAGCGAATTGTTTTAAAAGAAGCTGCTAAAGAAGATAGCCAAAGTGTACGTATTACAGCTGTAATAAAAGAAGGGAGTTCAAGTTAATGGTGGAAAAGTCAATTGATTATCAGGTTGAAGTAACACCTATTTTAGCAACACAAGGAAAAAGAGAAACAAAAACCTATAATTGGGTAATTAAAATTGGACAAAGGAATAATAAATACTATGGCTCTATAAGTTGTAAAGAAAATGGAGTTAAACAACAGTTCTCAAATTTTGATAGTCAAAATGAAGAATCTGTTATAAATAAATTAAGGGAATACTGTAGGGAAAGAACAAGATAGATACCAATTAGAAGCATCCTTTCGAGGGTGCTTTTTATTTATCGAAATTATTTTTCTACATAATTTTTTCGCAGGATATATTCCGATTTTTGTTTCAGAGAGTAGATATTAATGGTTATAGTTTCCATTTAGAAGGGGAAACTTGAGATATACACTACTCAAGAAAGGACAAAGTGAATTGGCGAGAAAAAAGGAAGAGAAAATTGATTATGTAAAAATGTTTCGTGAAGAATGGAAAAATAAGTACAACGATGAAAAGTTGAAAGGAAAGAACGAGGAACAGCTAAAAGCAATTATGGAAGAGCTAGAAGACGGACTAGCAGGGGCAAGAAAAAAACAGAAAGAATATGATTCGATCAATGAAAGTTGGACGAAATTAGCTGACAACGTACTCATCATATTTAAGTTAACAGATGGTGATCGGATTGAAGAAGCGATTTTAGAACAAAAAAGAGAGCTTGGTTTCCTTAAGGATGATGAGGAAGAGATCATGTGAGAAAAGATGACTCCTTATTAATTAAAGAATTTAGAGGGAACAAGGGAAAAAATAAAAATTGGGGTAGAGTACAAATGTACCTACGAAAAAAGTGGTGGTGTGACCAGTTCAATTGGTACACCAAATTCGGAGGTATTAGGTAAGTTTATTTATTCTAAGTTTTCTCAAGAACGGGGGCTTAGTACATTGAGCTCTGAAACACAGATAGGCTTATTTTTCGATAGCTGGAAAAAAAGTTAATAAAGCAAGTCCTTCGACACTAATAACGCATTGATCATTGATTAATATACTCAGTGATTTGTGCGTTCTTTTCTGTGGAAAGGGGAGTAGTTATGGCTAAAATTATACATTTTCCTAATAAGGATGAAGACTTAATTGAACAGTTGGAATACATAACGGAACAAGCTAGGGAAGGTAAGATAAAGAATTATGCGTTAGCTGCAGAGCTCCAAGGTGATGATGCAGGGTTAGTTGCTACTTCTTATTACAATGCTGATGTTGAGACGAAACAGCTTCTTAACTCACATATTCATATTGATATTGTAGTGGAAGTGGTTAAAGTAAATTTCCTTGAAGAATGATTAATATAGTGTCCTTTCTTATTTAACGTGTAAAAGGGGGTAGGAGATGAGGTGGATAAGGATTGCTCAGACAGTCGGAGTGAGTAGAACAACCTTATATAACTGGATGAAGAAAGATGATAATTTTAATGCTGAGGTGGACAGACTCAAACGAGAACATAGAAATTTCGGACATCAATTAATTGAATCTAAACTAGTGGATGCTATTAATGGATATTGGAAACTGATCATTGAATCTAATAATGATATGGTTAAGAATTCTTTATTGAGAGAAGTCTAGGTAAGCTATCCAATAAGACTGAAATAAGCGTGGATAATACAGTAACTAAAGTAGATGAGGATATATTAGATACTGAACATGAGCGTTGGTTGAAGGATATGGGTGATGTAGTGGAAGCAGAGTACAAGGAGATTGAATAAGATATATATTCTAATAGGAATATGCAGTGTTTTATACACTTTCTTAGCTATGTGTTGGTCAATGTATATACAAGGAACGTTGGTATATCAATGACGTATAAAAAGATGTATGACGGTAATGGTGATATGGCTTCAATAACTGGCAAGCCGTTAATGCAGGCAGTAGAAGCGATTACTGATGCCCAAACAGGTTAACTTGAAAGGTTAACTTTTAACCTTGTCGTATAGGGATATACGGAAAAATAAACTCGGTTAAATCGGTGAAAATCTTTTATAAAAAATCAATTACCCCATGTTTTGTTATACCATATTATGTTAAAATTAGATAATTTTAATTAAGTATAGTAGATTATAACGCGGGGTGAAAACATGGAATTCATATGCCAAGAATGCGGTAAAAAATTTATTAAAGGGTATAGCACAGCAAAATTCTGTTCAAATGAGTGTAGATTTAAGGGTGTATCAAAAATCAATAGGAAACTTTCTGATAAAGAATGTGAGTATTGTAAGAAAGTATTCCGACCTAAAAGCTCAAGAACAAGATTTTGTTCTGTTAAGTGTAGACCTGCAAACAGGGAAAATAAAATTCAAACAAATTGTCTGAAATGCGGAAAAGAAATGCACATCATCCCTGCTCGATTGAAGGATGGTAGAGGTAAGTATTGTTCCAAAAAATGTTTTGCTTCTAGAACGGGAGAAACAAATTGTAAGCATTGCGGAAACAAATTGACCCTTTACCTAAGTGATATTAAAGAAAATAATTTTTGCGATCAAAAGTGTAAAAATGAATGGATGTCTTACACTTTCAATGGTGAAAATGCTCCTTCATGGCGAGGTGGATGTGATAATTATAGAGGTGAAAATTGGAAATCACAGAGAAGAAAAGCATTAAAACGTGATGGGCATAAATGTGTACAATGCGGAATACCTGAAAGTGAAGCAAAATTGATGGTCCATCATAAAATCCCTTTCCGTTTTTTTAATGGCAATTATGAAAAAGCTAATATTTTAGAAAATCTTGAAACGAACTGTAATTCTTGTCACAGTTCCCAACAATCTCATTTATGGCATCAAGTACCCGAAAAATTCCAATGTTTTTTATAAAAGACAATACCGAGGAAAGCCCAACTGGAAACAGTTCGAATCTATAGAGAGCAGAGGGAGGCTAAAGCTTTAAGCTATGCCAATAACACTCGCCATGGGAAGGTAACAACTACGACCAGAACGGTTGAAGATGTGCTCTGAACCATATGGTGACATATAGAGACAGACAGAAATGACCTGTCTTTTCTTATGCCTTGATTTCCAATGCGAAAGATGTTCCTCCTTATAGAAATTGTGAAACTTTCCATTGATCAGGTATGTCTTTCTTCCGGTGAGGTTTTTTACACAGCTGATTAAAGATTGTATTTTCATTACCGTATAGGATTGTTAATAACATAGTTAGAGATTTCAATTCTACAATCCTTTAAACTATGACAAGTTGCTAAATATTTTTCAGGAGAATGAGGGGATTTAAAACTGACAGAATACGAACCATCCAGTTGAGGTCCCTCTGTTATAAAATAGAATTCATGACTTTTAAATTTTTTGTGACTTAATGCTAACAATCTCATTTTAGCCACTCCTTCAAATATAATAAGTTAATTATAATATAACTGTTATATATATTGTCGCTTTCGGAACAAACTGTGCGGTAATAGAGTGGGAATCAGATGGAATTCATCCACTAAGATATCCGGGAACATATATGTGGTCATATATTGACAATGTTGGACACGCTTTAAATTATAAAACGTCAACTAAAATTAAAGGAAACACTTACACTTTTGTCGAAAATAGTTTTCAATGACAAAGGAGGCTATTTTATGTTAAATGGATATGTTATTTTATACACCGGGTGGGCAGGTCTACAGCAATATTCGTCAACTGGATCTTGTCAAGCTAAGTTGGTATCGAATGAAACATGGTGTTGCCAAATTGTAGTACCGAGAGAGTCGACAAATATTGAATGGGATGGTGGAGAAAAAGGTATTCCTGATATTGTAAAGGTTGATTTGAAGAAACGTTAACAAAGAAAGCAACTTTCCATAATGTTATGCATTTTAACTTTTGAAATAAACATTTCGTAATAATTCTTCATTTCTATTGACAATTTTTGCACTAAAAGGTTTAGATATCAATAGATTAAAAAGGAGGATTTATTATGAAATCGAAATTACATGTCGAAGAAGTTTTTGTAGCTGAATTAACACAACAAGATTTCCCAGTATATCTGCTTGGATATGACCCGTTTACTGATCAAAATTTTAAAGGGAAATTTGTTTACCGTGATGGTGAATTATTACCAGTATCATATGAAACCTCAAGGAATAAAAAAATTAGCACTCGGTTTGTAACAGAAGCAGTTTCTTATATGAGGCGCTATAAAGAGGATTATGAGAAGATAAGTAACTGAGAATTGGTACAAACTGTCCGGTATGCACTTCTTAATTGAAGTGCTATTTTTTATGAATAAACAGGGAAATGAGTTTAAATGTAGAATATTAATAGTGAGGTGGAATTGTGGCAGAATTTTTGAGTACATTTGTATTTATTTTACCTGGTATTATGGCTTACTTCTGGTTGCAGGCATTCGGGCTTACCCCTTCTGTAAAACATACTGCACCAGAGCTATCAGGGATAGCAGCTTTATTATGGCTTCCTGTTAGTTTTGGTACACTGTTAGTATTAAATGCTTGGGGAGCGGTATTTAAAAATGGTCCTTTATCAGTAAAAAGAGTCTGGACTGTTGAAAATTTAAATACTGCAACATCAGATATTCAGTATCTAGTATTGTTTTTATTTTTAAGTTTTGTAGTAAGCTTTTTAATTTGTTCATTATGGAGTTTATGGGGAAACGATATACTCCATATGCTTATTAATAAAATTAGAAAGTTGAGAAAGATAGCACCATTATCTTCAAGTACGTCAGTTTGGGAAGAATTTTTCATTAAAGTCAATGAGGATGAAAAAGAGAAGGAAGCTGTCTATATTGTTTATAAAATTGATAAACCTGAGGAAAAGATTATAGGTTCTATGGCTAAAGCTTCAAGACCCGTAGAAACCGATAAAGGACTTGTATTGGAGAAAACAAATGAATGGAAAGAATCAATTAACAAACATTATGACTATGAGGTTAAAAGAGTATTTGTTGACACCAAATCAGGAATGGTTATTGAAGAGATAGATCATAGGAATCTAAAAGATAAAGCCATTCCTGAAGATAGTCAATGAAAACTTATATCTTTTTAGGTGGTGGGGATACGATTTTACCATCTACAGATCCATTAATTCCACCACCTGGAGCTTTTCCAGTTAGTTTAACTGGGGATGTAGATCCTACTTGTTTTTTGCTCATGTAATTCATCCTTCCTGATTTCTTAAAAAAGAAAATTGAACAATTAATGCTCTCTGAAAATAATTATTAATTATTTTTTAGTTGTTGGAGGAGAAGGTGGGGATACAATCTTACCCTCTATGGATCTTGTTTCAGTAGATGAATTATTAATACCTATGATAATTTCCTCCTTTGAAAAAATTGATATGTAACCTTTATTTATAATTCGACATAAGGAATGATTGTCCTTTTTTCTTTTTTAGAAGGATGCGAATGGTGAGATAACTTGTGTGGTACTGAAAACTAAATAGCAATCTAATTCTACGTCGTCCAAGAGG
This sequence is a window from Brevibacillus sp. JNUCC-41. Protein-coding genes within it:
- a CDS encoding DUF3898 domain-containing protein, with product MPCTILSTITMSSSDNNPFSKASHARYFENFLKFVEYGESMPEIMKNQVIHMVMSMYPHNSKKTVTNCTNSKKRPKRVKSVKSRSVLKPIWSSKPQPRLSRDTPEAELRMKLGSTSIKGLLADFGDSIHLGKINGKYVLMIESNTIEFDKGVSPIEFHGPDELQVLIEKIKNKS
- a CDS encoding YkvA family protein; the protein is MIIDTTKYSDNFSEDSFWKKIKKFGKKAGVKVVYVALLLFYTLQKPTTPVWAKTVIVGALGYFILPIDLIPDLVPGGYTDDFSGLFGALITVSMFIDEEVKLNAKERIGIWFGESAISDTDSVDDKLNKKTDQDE
- a CDS encoding HNH endonuclease, which codes for MEFICQECGKKFIKGYSTAKFCSNECRFKGVSKINRKLSDKECEYCKKVFRPKSSRTRFCSVKCRPANRENKIQTNCLKCGKEMHIIPARLKDGRGKYCSKKCFASRTGETNCKHCGNKLTLYLSDIKENNFCDQKCKNEWMSYTFNGENAPSWRGGCDNYRGENWKSQRRKALKRDGHKCVQCGIPESEAKLMVHHKIPFRFFNGNYEKANILENLETNCNSCHSSQQSHLWHQVPEKFQCFL